The following are encoded in a window of Solidesulfovibrio magneticus RS-1 genomic DNA:
- a CDS encoding BatD family protein, whose amino-acid sequence MRRAFGLAVRLPAALVLAVVLALFGSAMAQVPPGPAAPAVAPPGLAGKTVFLDATLTPPNPWLGQTAVYALTLYRSVAASGLSVTPPPFEGFDAAPLPGQDDGQLTAGGKRYVVSRVAYALTPKRAGRLPLGPPQARLVGLPGTSAPLTVAGPALAAEVRPLPPPPDGFPDSGLVGRLELTAALAPAALAVGEETRLTVTLTGRGNLAGAALPPLAVPPGLLLRALGNEDALTPGPDGAAGRRVFHYGLMAAAPDRYTLPSLAVAVFDPAAGTWSVAAGPELVLIVAPAPGSPQADDAPASPGRRAEAGDVADEPAGWRRLLPNLAPRVAVAAATPLACAPEAGAEILFVLPPGRRVALGPARNGFVRLETDDDVVGWVRRDTIVTILP is encoded by the coding sequence GTGAGGCGCGCTTTCGGCCTTGCCGTCCGGCTGCCGGCGGCGCTGGTCCTGGCCGTGGTCCTGGCCCTTTTCGGGTCAGCCATGGCCCAGGTTCCGCCCGGGCCTGCCGCGCCGGCCGTAGCGCCGCCGGGGCTGGCCGGCAAGACGGTTTTTCTCGACGCCACCCTGACTCCGCCCAACCCCTGGCTCGGCCAGACCGCCGTCTATGCCCTGACCCTGTACCGCTCCGTGGCCGCCTCGGGCCTGTCCGTGACCCCGCCACCCTTCGAGGGCTTTGACGCCGCCCCCCTGCCCGGCCAGGACGACGGCCAGCTCACCGCCGGCGGGAAGCGGTATGTCGTCAGCCGCGTGGCCTACGCCCTGACCCCCAAACGCGCCGGCCGCCTCCCCCTGGGGCCGCCCCAGGCCAGGCTCGTCGGCCTGCCCGGAACCTCGGCCCCCCTCACGGTCGCCGGACCGGCCCTGGCCGCCGAGGTCCGCCCGCTTCCGCCGCCGCCGGACGGGTTTCCCGATTCGGGGCTGGTCGGACGCCTGGAACTCACGGCCGCCCTGGCCCCGGCCGCCCTGGCCGTGGGTGAGGAGACGCGCCTGACCGTCACGCTGACGGGCCGGGGCAATCTGGCCGGAGCGGCCCTGCCCCCGCTGGCCGTCCCCCCGGGGCTGCTCCTGCGCGCCCTGGGGAACGAGGACGCCCTGACGCCCGGCCCGGACGGCGCGGCCGGACGCCGCGTCTTCCACTATGGCCTCATGGCCGCCGCCCCGGACCGCTACACCCTGCCGAGCCTTGCAGTGGCGGTCTTCGATCCGGCCGCTGGGACCTGGAGCGTGGCCGCCGGGCCGGAACTGGTGCTGATCGTCGCGCCCGCGCCCGGTTCCCCCCAGGCCGACGACGCTCCGGCCAGCCCGGGCCGGCGGGCCGAGGCCGGGGACGTGGCCGACGAGCCGGCTGGTTGGCGGCGTCTGTTGCCGAACCTTGCCCCAAGGGTTGCCGTCGCCGCCGCCACCCCCCTGGCCTGCGCCCCCGAGGCCGGAGCCGAAATCCTGTTCGTGCTGCCGCCCGGCCGCCGCGTCGCCCTTGGCCCGGCCCGCAACGGCTTCGTGCGTCTGGAAACCGACGACGACGTGGTGGGCTGGGTCCGCCGCGATACAATTGTCACCATCCTGCCGTAG
- a CDS encoding bile acid:sodium symporter family protein, with translation MVGKLLRKMASDWFLAGMLTAVLLAAAFPKFGAAGGAMHADVASDVGIFAVFFLHGLALSTRSLLAGLANVRLHLLVQALTFVVFPLLYIPFKFAFGGLIPEGLMLGFLYLCALPSTISSSVAMTAIAKGNVPAAIFNATLSSLLGIVLTPAIIGLAMEGGATGGLSLGQAMLNIATLLLLPFVLGQVARPMIGALAARHKKFINTFDKLVILMLVYSSFCDSTASGLWRDNGLGVIVLTLAGAAVFLAAALMISSRVSKWCGFSEEDRITAIFCGSKKTLASGVPMARLLFGAHPALGLIVLPIMFYHQLQLFVCSIMAGRFADRFNTVPHPAPDAGGLPEPLPARAGS, from the coding sequence ATGGTCGGCAAACTGTTGCGCAAGATGGCTTCGGATTGGTTTTTGGCGGGGATGCTCACGGCGGTGCTTCTGGCGGCCGCTTTTCCGAAATTCGGGGCCGCCGGCGGAGCCATGCATGCCGACGTGGCCAGCGACGTCGGCATTTTCGCGGTCTTTTTCCTGCATGGCCTGGCCCTTTCCACCCGGTCGCTTCTGGCCGGGCTGGCCAACGTCCGGCTGCATCTGCTGGTGCAGGCCCTGACCTTTGTTGTTTTCCCGCTGCTCTACATCCCGTTTAAATTCGCCTTTGGCGGGCTGATTCCCGAGGGGCTGATGCTCGGGTTTCTCTATTTGTGCGCCTTGCCGTCCACCATTTCCTCGTCGGTGGCCATGACGGCCATCGCCAAGGGCAACGTGCCGGCGGCGATTTTTAACGCCACGCTGTCGAGCTTGCTCGGCATCGTGCTCACCCCGGCCATCATCGGCCTGGCCATGGAAGGCGGGGCCACGGGCGGGCTGTCGCTGGGGCAGGCCATGCTCAACATCGCCACGCTGCTGCTGTTGCCCTTCGTGCTCGGGCAGGTGGCCCGGCCGATGATCGGCGCCCTGGCCGCGCGCCACAAGAAGTTCATCAATACTTTCGATAAGCTCGTGATTCTGATGCTCGTCTACAGCTCGTTTTGCGACTCCACGGCCTCGGGGCTGTGGCGCGACAACGGCCTGGGCGTCATCGTCCTGACCCTGGCCGGCGCGGCGGTGTTTTTGGCGGCGGCGCTCATGATCTCGTCACGGGTTTCGAAGTGGTGCGGATTTTCGGAAGAGGACCGGATCACGGCGATTTTTTGCGGCTCCAAAAAGACCCTGGCTTCCGGCGTGCCCATGGCCCGGCTGCTGTTCGGCGCGCATCCGGCCTTGGGGCTTATCGTGCTGCCCATCATGTTTTACCACCAGCTCCAGCTCTTCGTGTGCTCCATCATGGCCGGCCGGTTCGCCGACCGCTTCAATACTGTTCCCCACCCGGCTCCCGACGCGGGCGGTCTGCCCGAGCCCCTCCCGGCCCGCGCCGGGAGCTGA
- a CDS encoding AraC family transcriptional regulator, with protein MPRERTPPQLTQLPRLVFGRSEALPAASLARAHSHPFGQLSYAGEGVIEVTTPVSSHVAPPRRAVWVPPGLLHEVTTTRPAAMRSLYIRADQTIFCPPRCLVLRVTRLARELILAAAALPPAYDEDGSAGRLARVLLDQLAGLPEADLSLPWPADPALAALCRELRDAPDDGRDMDALARQAGMSGRTLARRFEAQTGLRFGAWRRRQRLLAALGRLEAGDNVTTAALESGYASVSAFVAAFRDMFGATPGAFLRQREGEKEEKEDERKNASAAGGLRPPDPPNGGRFKGGSTRISALSAGKLKSPLVTLDGKRRYSGGLWRDGRPGPPYGLTGDRETGKVTRPADRAGP; from the coding sequence ATGCCGCGCGAACGCACCCCCCCGCAGCTCACCCAACTGCCCCGGCTCGTTTTCGGACGCAGCGAAGCCCTGCCGGCCGCCTCCCTGGCCCGGGCCCACAGCCATCCCTTTGGCCAGCTCTCCTACGCCGGCGAAGGGGTCATCGAAGTGACCACCCCCGTCAGCAGCCATGTGGCCCCGCCCCGCCGAGCCGTGTGGGTGCCGCCGGGGCTGCTCCACGAAGTGACCACCACCCGGCCGGCCGCCATGCGCAGCCTCTACATCCGGGCCGACCAGACCATCTTTTGCCCGCCACGCTGCCTAGTGCTGCGGGTGACGAGGCTTGCCCGGGAACTCATCCTGGCCGCCGCCGCCCTGCCGCCAGCCTACGACGAGGACGGCTCGGCCGGCCGGCTGGCCCGGGTGCTCCTCGACCAGTTGGCCGGTCTGCCCGAAGCGGACTTAAGCCTCCCCTGGCCGGCCGATCCCGCCCTGGCCGCCCTGTGCCGCGAATTGCGCGACGCCCCGGACGACGGCCGGGACATGGACGCCCTGGCCAGACAGGCCGGCATGAGCGGCCGCACCCTGGCCCGTCGGTTCGAGGCCCAAACCGGCCTGCGCTTCGGAGCCTGGCGACGCCGCCAACGCTTGCTCGCCGCCCTGGGCCGGCTGGAAGCCGGGGACAACGTCACCACCGCCGCCCTGGAGAGCGGCTACGCCTCGGTGTCGGCCTTCGTGGCCGCCTTCCGCGACATGTTCGGCGCGACGCCCGGGGCGTTCTTGCGACAGCGTGAGGGGGAGAAGGAGGAGAAAGAGGATGAGAGGAAGAATGCCTCGGCGGCCGGGGGCCTGAGGCCCCCGGACCCCCCAAATGGGGGAAGGTTTAAAGGGGGTTCGACGAGGATTAGCGCTTTGTCGGCCGGAAAGCTCAAAAGCCCGTTGGTGACGCTTGACGGGAAACGCCGTTACTCTGGCGGCCTATGGAGGGACGGTCGTCCCGGTCCCCCGTATGGCCTTACGGGGGACCGGGAGACGGGAAAGGTTACGCGGCCGGCGGATCGGGCAGGACCTTGA
- a CDS encoding SpoIIE family protein phosphatase produces the protein MLRMAVGHANCLDAACAVRGAVEACRRGLGGAEPVGLLLFAGVGYDHGELLRGVEAAFPGVPLAGGTSCGELSLAGGVTDDAVLLIAFGGENVRASAGVVRDFAVPGADLGAAVARAAGEALAALGGAAPVLCLVFPDGGRGGVEDLSRALGQALGSDCLVVGGVAGRQLADRRPVRQFAGREILLHDAPFLLLAGDIPLALRLSKGWRPIGDRARVTGVSGNVVSRIGERTALDFYRRYLGPHAEPAVELPLAVTCEKSDTFILRAPAFYSEGDGSIQFPAGVAEGAMVQLAEATRGDMLADIKAMAKGLAADGRAMRPGPAGVLLFSCSTRKDILGTKSSEEIDRLAAALPPGTPVAGFSCHGEIAPSAPGLPLHLQNGSLVAVLLGGDRPEAAAGAPLEELPCPAGEAEALAREVRSLTRALDRATQARSRLEAQKERSQALMRSINQEINEAKLEIQRKNELLRQALALAEEVQRNLLPQAAPGLPGFDIAGTSLYSDETGGDYYDFIHAPNEQEGRFGVIIGDVTGHGIAAALLMTTARAFLRMRSFQPGSLAAVIDDVNRLMCADLADSGRFMTLFYLAIDIEKKRLHWVRAGHDPIMLYDAATGLTGDIPDKGGPPLGIVTEARYAENSAAGLVPGQVALLATDGLWEARNDKGEMFGKDRVRELLARHSGKPAADIVTAVLAGLREFLGEVEPEDDVTLVAIKVLPDPPAA, from the coding sequence ATGCTGCGTATGGCTGTTGGACACGCCAATTGTCTGGACGCCGCCTGCGCCGTGCGTGGCGCGGTGGAGGCCTGCCGGCGCGGCCTTGGCGGGGCCGAGCCCGTGGGTCTGCTCCTTTTCGCCGGGGTGGGCTACGACCACGGCGAGTTGCTGCGCGGCGTGGAAGCCGCCTTTCCGGGCGTCCCCCTGGCCGGGGGAACCTCCTGCGGCGAGCTGTCCTTGGCCGGCGGCGTCACCGACGATGCCGTGCTGCTGATTGCCTTTGGCGGCGAGAACGTCCGGGCCTCGGCCGGCGTGGTCCGGGATTTCGCCGTTCCCGGCGCGGATCTCGGCGCGGCGGTCGCCCGGGCGGCGGGCGAAGCCCTGGCCGCTCTTGGCGGGGCCGCTCCCGTGCTGTGCCTGGTCTTTCCCGATGGTGGCCGGGGCGGGGTGGAGGATCTAAGCCGCGCCCTGGGCCAGGCCCTTGGCTCGGACTGTCTGGTGGTCGGCGGCGTGGCCGGCCGGCAGCTGGCCGACCGGCGGCCGGTGCGCCAGTTCGCCGGCCGTGAAATCCTGCTCCACGACGCGCCCTTCCTGCTCCTGGCCGGCGACATCCCCCTGGCCCTGCGCCTTTCCAAGGGCTGGCGGCCCATCGGCGACCGGGCGCGGGTCACCGGCGTGTCCGGCAATGTGGTCAGCCGCATCGGCGAGCGCACGGCCCTGGATTTCTACCGCCGCTACCTCGGCCCCCATGCCGAGCCGGCGGTGGAGCTGCCCCTGGCCGTCACCTGCGAAAAATCCGACACGTTTATTTTGCGCGCCCCGGCCTTTTACAGCGAGGGCGACGGCAGCATCCAATTCCCGGCCGGCGTGGCCGAGGGGGCCATGGTGCAGCTGGCCGAAGCCACGCGCGGCGACATGTTGGCCGACATCAAGGCCATGGCCAAGGGGTTGGCCGCCGACGGCCGGGCCATGCGGCCCGGGCCGGCCGGCGTGCTGCTGTTTTCCTGCTCCACCCGCAAGGACATCCTGGGCACCAAGTCGTCGGAAGAAATCGACCGCCTGGCCGCCGCCCTGCCGCCGGGAACGCCCGTGGCCGGCTTCTCCTGCCACGGCGAGATCGCGCCCTCGGCTCCGGGCCTGCCGCTGCATCTGCAAAACGGCTCGTTGGTCGCCGTGCTGCTGGGCGGCGACCGCCCCGAAGCGGCCGCTGGCGCACCTTTGGAAGAACTGCCCTGTCCGGCCGGCGAGGCCGAGGCCCTGGCCCGGGAAGTCCGTTCGCTGACGCGCGCCCTGGACCGGGCCACCCAGGCCCGCTCGCGCCTGGAGGCCCAAAAGGAGCGTTCCCAGGCGCTCATGCGCTCCATCAATCAGGAGATTAACGAAGCCAAGCTGGAGATTCAGCGCAAAAACGAGCTGTTGCGCCAGGCCCTGGCCCTGGCCGAGGAAGTGCAGCGCAACCTGCTGCCCCAGGCCGCTCCGGGCCTGCCCGGCTTCGACATCGCCGGCACGAGCCTTTACAGCGACGAAACCGGCGGCGATTACTACGACTTCATCCACGCGCCCAATGAGCAGGAAGGCCGTTTCGGGGTTATCATCGGCGACGTCACCGGCCATGGCATCGCCGCCGCGCTGCTCATGACCACGGCCCGGGCGTTTTTGCGGATGCGCTCCTTCCAGCCCGGGTCGCTCGCCGCCGTCATCGACGACGTCAACCGCCTCATGTGCGCCGACCTGGCCGATTCCGGCCGGTTCATGACCCTTTTTTATCTGGCCATCGACATCGAGAAAAAACGGCTGCACTGGGTGCGGGCCGGCCATGACCCCATCATGCTCTACGACGCGGCCACAGGCCTGACCGGCGACATCCCGGACAAGGGCGGCCCGCCGCTCGGCATCGTCACCGAGGCCCGCTACGCCGAAAACAGCGCCGCCGGGCTGGTCCCCGGGCAGGTGGCCCTGCTGGCCACGGACGGGCTTTGGGAAGCGCGAAACGACAAGGGCGAGATGTTCGGCAAGGACCGGGTGCGGGAGCTTTTGGCCCGCCACAGCGGCAAGCCCGCCGCCGACATCGTGACCGCCGTCCTTGCCGGGCTGCGGGAGTTTCTTGGCGAGGTCGAGCCCGAGGACGACGTGACGCTGGTCGCCATCAAGGTCCTGCCCGATCCGCCGGCCGCGTAA
- a CDS encoding flavodoxin family protein — protein sequence MKVLAINGSPRKGGNTFLMLQKALEPIAAAGIETELVELHGVNYLGCIACMKCWERQDGHCAIKKDGLNDLIDKMRAADGLILGSPTYFANVSTNIKSIIDRAGMVALANGGFFARKVGGSAVAVRRGGGIAVFDAINHFYLINQVVVAGSSYWNLGRGLAPGDVSSDEEGMTTMENLGKNMAWVLGKLHA from the coding sequence ATGAAAGTCCTGGCCATAAACGGCAGCCCGCGCAAGGGCGGCAACACGTTTCTCATGCTGCAAAAGGCCCTGGAGCCCATCGCCGCCGCCGGCATCGAGACCGAACTGGTGGAGCTGCACGGCGTCAATTATCTCGGCTGCATCGCCTGCATGAAGTGCTGGGAGAGGCAAGACGGCCACTGCGCCATCAAGAAAGACGGTCTCAACGACCTCATCGACAAGATGCGGGCCGCTGACGGCCTCATCCTCGGTTCGCCGACCTATTTCGCCAACGTCTCCACCAACATCAAATCCATCATCGACCGGGCCGGCATGGTGGCCCTGGCCAACGGGGGCTTTTTCGCCCGCAAGGTCGGCGGCTCGGCCGTGGCCGTGCGCCGGGGCGGCGGCATCGCCGTGTTCGACGCCATCAACCACTTCTACCTCATCAACCAGGTGGTGGTGGCCGGATCGAGCTACTGGAACCTCGGGCGCGGCCTGGCCCCCGGCGACGTGTCTTCGGACGAGGAGGGCATGACCACCATGGAAAACCTGGGCAAGAACATGGCCTGGGTGCTGGGCAAGCTCCACGCTTAA
- a CDS encoding flavin reductase family protein, with protein MEKVRLDPNQLPPMPVALVGTLAEGLANFMAAAWITRVTIKPPRIGVGINHRQWTHGRIQETGAFSLCFPGPDLVEKTDYCGLASGRNADKSAVFDVYYGDTPGAPLIRECPLCFEVVLDQAVDLATHTFFIGEIKTVWADDAIVADGKIAVEKWNPLLLTMPDNRYWTLGNHVADAWSVGKALKKGEAK; from the coding sequence ATGGAAAAAGTGCGCCTTGACCCCAACCAGCTGCCGCCCATGCCCGTGGCCCTGGTCGGGACGCTGGCGGAAGGCCTGGCCAATTTCATGGCCGCCGCCTGGATCACCCGCGTCACCATCAAGCCGCCCCGCATTGGCGTGGGCATCAACCACCGCCAGTGGACCCACGGCCGCATCCAGGAAACCGGGGCCTTTTCCCTGTGCTTTCCCGGGCCGGATCTGGTGGAAAAAACCGACTACTGCGGCCTGGCCTCGGGGCGAAACGCCGACAAGTCGGCGGTCTTCGACGTCTATTACGGCGACACGCCCGGCGCGCCCCTGATCCGGGAATGCCCGTTGTGTTTCGAGGTGGTTCTTGATCAGGCCGTGGACTTGGCCACCCACACCTTTTTCATCGGCGAGATCAAGACGGTCTGGGCCGACGACGCCATTGTCGCCGACGGCAAGATCGCCGTGGAAAAATGGAATCCCCTGCTGCTGACCATGCCCGATAACCGCTATTGGACCCTGGGCAACCACGTGGCCGACGCCTGGAGCGTGGGCAAGGCCCTGAAGAAAGGAGAGGCAAAATGA
- a CDS encoding flavin reductase family protein gives MKVSIGSKTMALPTPAWLVGTYDAEGKPNLMTAAWGGICCSKPVCVTVSLQKPRHSYAAIMERKAYTINVASAKDVAKVDYCGIVSGKNADKFAACGFTAVASELVDAPYVAECPLVLECKVIRVEDLGMHTMFVGEVMDVKVDEAAMKDGKPDPLLIDPIVYAPEDRHYYGLGANLGLGFSIGKELK, from the coding sequence ATGAAAGTTTCCATCGGTTCCAAGACCATGGCCCTGCCCACCCCGGCCTGGCTGGTCGGCACCTATGACGCCGAGGGCAAGCCTAATCTCATGACCGCCGCCTGGGGCGGCATCTGCTGCTCCAAGCCGGTGTGCGTCACCGTCTCGCTGCAAAAGCCCCGCCACAGCTACGCTGCCATCATGGAGCGCAAGGCCTATACCATAAACGTCGCCTCGGCCAAGGACGTGGCCAAGGTGGACTACTGCGGCATCGTCTCGGGCAAAAACGCCGACAAGTTCGCGGCCTGCGGCTTCACGGCCGTTGCCAGCGAATTGGTGGACGCGCCCTACGTGGCCGAATGTCCGCTGGTGCTGGAGTGCAAGGTCATCCGCGTCGAGGACCTCGGGATGCACACCATGTTCGTGGGCGAGGTCATGGACGTGAAGGTGGACGAGGCGGCCATGAAGGACGGCAAGCCCGATCCGCTTTTAATCGACCCCATCGTCTACGCCCCGGAAGACCGGCACTACTATGGCCTGGGGGCCAACCTGGGCCTGGGCTTCTCCATCGGCAAGGAGCTGAAGTAG
- a CDS encoding nitroreductase family protein: MDLFEALYTRRSIRSFTDAAVAEADLETLLRAAMAAPSAGNAQPWHFVAVTERAVLDAIPGIHPYAAMCKTAQAAVVVCAELALEKYPGNWVLDCAAATQNLMLAARGLGIGSVWCGLYPQQERMTAMAGLLRLPEGVAPHALVVLGHPAQEFKKIDRFKPERIHRNGW; encoded by the coding sequence ATGGACCTGTTCGAAGCGCTCTACACCCGGCGCAGCATTCGGTCGTTCACCGACGCGGCCGTGGCCGAAGCCGATCTGGAAACCCTGCTGCGCGCGGCCATGGCCGCTCCCAGCGCCGGCAACGCCCAACCCTGGCATTTCGTGGCGGTGACCGAGCGCGCCGTCCTCGACGCCATCCCCGGTATCCATCCCTACGCCGCCATGTGCAAGACGGCCCAGGCGGCCGTGGTGGTGTGCGCCGAACTGGCCCTGGAAAAATACCCCGGCAACTGGGTCCTCGACTGCGCCGCGGCCACCCAAAACCTCATGTTGGCCGCTCGGGGGCTGGGCATCGGCTCGGTGTGGTGCGGGCTGTATCCCCAGCAGGAGCGCATGACGGCCATGGCCGGTCTGCTGCGGCTCCCCGAGGGCGTCGCGCCCCATGCGCTGGTGGTCCTTGGCCATCCGGCCCAGGAATTCAAGAAGATCGATCGGTTCAAGCCCGAACGCATCCACCGCAACGGCTGGTAG
- a CDS encoding winged helix-turn-helix transcriptional regulator, whose product MGEPGTICGRKRCLGKEYSCSMELSLAVIGGKWKPLILWHLRETPTLRFSALRRTMPAITQKMLTQQLRELESDGLLTRTVFAEVPPRVEYALTDLGRGIIPILEALCRFGKEFEARFGVEPADAPAAAAAAER is encoded by the coding sequence ATGGGCGAACCCGGAACCATTTGCGGCCGCAAGCGTTGCCTGGGCAAGGAATATTCGTGCAGCATGGAGCTGTCCCTGGCCGTGATTGGCGGCAAGTGGAAGCCGCTTATTTTATGGCATCTGCGCGAAACGCCCACCCTGCGGTTTTCGGCCTTGCGGCGCACCATGCCGGCCATCACCCAGAAGATGCTGACCCAGCAGTTGCGCGAACTGGAATCCGACGGCTTACTCACCCGCACGGTCTTTGCCGAGGTGCCGCCCCGGGTGGAGTATGCGCTCACCGATCTGGGCCGGGGCATCATTCCCATCTTGGAGGCCTTGTGCCGTTTCGGCAAGGAGTTCGAGGCCCGTTTCGGCGTGGAGCCGGCCGACGCCCCGGCGGCGGCCGCGGCGGCCGAACGCTGA